In a single window of the Candidatus Eisenbacteria bacterium genome:
- a CDS encoding replication-associated recombination protein A, whose translation MCASEETPDLFGVGQGEGESKEPRSPLADRLRPRTLEEFVGQGHLLGEGAVLERMIRGGELLSVIFWGPPGTGKTTLARLMARYAGAVFLEFSAVLSGVKEIREAVVRARRERDLRGKRTILFVDEIHRFNKAQQDAFLPHMEDGTITLVGATTENPSFEVNAALLSRTRVFTLEPLREEDVVSILDRALEDPERGLGVRVEIGPEEKLRIVSFSEGDARRALSLLELAVRMAAAGEGGACRVTGETIDAAAQKKALLYDKSGEEHYNLISALHKSLRGSNPDAALYYAVRMIESGEDPRYLLRRLIRFAVEDVGLADPRALAVALNADDTYRRLGSPEGDLAVAEAVIYLAVTPKSNALYAAYKKVQGDIRERPSLPVPKHLRNAPTRLMKELDYGKGYVYDPNDPEGGMAQEHLPQNLRGRRYYEPKGEGVEREIRKRLEEWRANRERASKGRGKGETSPKGKERRDESGGSVKPS comes from the coding sequence ATGTGCGCGAGTGAGGAGACCCCGGACCTCTTCGGCGTCGGCCAGGGAGAAGGGGAGTCGAAAGAGCCGCGAAGCCCGCTGGCGGACCGTCTCCGGCCGCGTACGCTGGAGGAGTTCGTCGGCCAGGGGCATCTGCTCGGCGAAGGGGCGGTCCTGGAGAGGATGATCCGGGGGGGCGAACTCCTTTCCGTCATCTTCTGGGGGCCGCCGGGGACGGGGAAGACCACCCTCGCGCGGCTCATGGCGCGTTACGCCGGCGCCGTCTTTCTCGAGTTCAGCGCCGTTCTCTCCGGTGTAAAGGAGATACGCGAGGCCGTCGTCCGGGCCCGAAGGGAGAGGGACCTCCGTGGAAAGCGGACCATCCTTTTCGTCGACGAGATCCACCGCTTCAACAAGGCGCAACAGGACGCCTTCCTCCCCCACATGGAGGACGGGACCATCACTCTTGTGGGCGCGACCACCGAGAATCCTTCCTTCGAGGTGAACGCGGCGCTTCTCAGCCGGACCAGGGTCTTCACCCTCGAACCGTTACGCGAGGAGGATGTGGTCTCCATCCTGGACCGCGCGCTGGAGGACCCGGAACGCGGCCTCGGCGTTCGCGTCGAAATCGGACCGGAGGAGAAGCTGAGGATCGTTTCCTTCAGCGAGGGGGACGCGCGCCGCGCCCTCTCTCTGTTGGAGCTGGCGGTGCGGATGGCGGCCGCCGGGGAGGGGGGCGCATGCCGGGTGACGGGGGAGACGATCGACGCGGCGGCGCAGAAGAAGGCGCTCCTTTACGACAAAAGCGGGGAAGAGCACTACAACCTGATCAGCGCGCTCCATAAAAGTCTACGCGGCAGCAACCCGGACGCGGCGCTTTACTATGCGGTCCGCATGATCGAGTCGGGCGAGGACCCCCGCTACCTCCTCCGGCGCCTGATTCGTTTCGCCGTCGAGGACGTGGGGCTCGCCGATCCACGGGCGCTCGCCGTGGCGTTGAACGCCGACGACACCTACCGTCGCCTCGGATCTCCCGAAGGGGACCTCGCCGTCGCCGAGGCGGTGATCTACCTCGCCGTCACCCCCAAATCGAACGCCCTTTACGCCGCGTATAAAAAGGTGCAAGGGGACATCCGCGAGAGGCCTTCCCTCCCCGTTCCCAAGCATCTCCGCAACGCGCCGACCCGCCTCATGAAGGAACTCGATTACGGGAAGGGGTACGTCTACGACCCGAATGATCCGGAGGGAGGGATGGCGCAGGAGCACCTCCCCCAAAATCTCCGGGGGCGCCGTTATTACGAGCCGAAGGGGGAGGGGGTGGAGCGGGAGATCCGGAAGAGGCTCGAGGAGTGGCGGGCGAACCGCGAGCGGGCGTCGAAGGGGAGGGGGAAGGGGGAGACCTCTCCGAAAGGAAAAGAGCGACGCGACGAATCGGGTGGTTCCGTAAAACCATCCTAA
- a CDS encoding amidohydrolase, which translates to MLVLFNGRIGWGAVGETALLARAGIIEAVGGDGEILDLAPARAERIDLRGGLLLPGFTDAHVHLLHLGRLLHRTDLGEALSLAGALERIERTVRESAEPVLFFEGADESLWPERRLPTRRELDRLEPRRPLLVRRVCMHIAVANGPALERIGARRPDVDPESGRCEEESVLHLEDGPFRPSEEEDRRAVLRAQERALSFGVTTVHEIDSPRFARVWRALESEGRLRTRVFFYAASAPEETAELAAENREGDLFRVAGVKAFLDGSIGGCTAAVTEPYPTGGDGTLLLERDAVEKLIRKAEELELPVALHAIGDRAIEEALAAHEAIRREGPPPVPHRIEHAEMLTPAQAGRVRRQGLLLSMQPNFPLRWGGPGGLYETRVGRERARGWNRIGEWIRAGIPVAFGSDGMPFDPFTGMEGAVRHPVPAERISPEEAFHAYSGRAERFVPGGGAGGSIAPGRRADLILFDGPPAEGEPLRRERLARVFAAGETVYVRE; encoded by the coding sequence GTGCTGGTCCTTTTCAACGGCAGGATCGGATGGGGGGCGGTGGGGGAAACCGCCCTGCTGGCGCGCGCGGGGATCATCGAAGCGGTCGGCGGTGATGGAGAAATCCTGGACCTCGCCCCCGCCCGGGCGGAGAGAATCGATCTGCGGGGGGGGCTCCTGCTTCCCGGATTCACCGACGCGCACGTCCACCTTCTTCACCTCGGCCGCCTTTTGCACCGTACCGATCTGGGAGAGGCGCTCTCCCTCGCCGGGGCGCTGGAGAGGATCGAGCGGACCGTTCGGGAGAGCGCCGAGCCGGTCCTTTTCTTCGAAGGGGCCGACGAGTCGCTCTGGCCGGAGCGCCGCCTGCCGACGCGCCGGGAGCTGGACCGCCTCGAACCGCGCCGTCCGCTCCTGGTTCGCCGTGTCTGCATGCACATCGCCGTCGCGAACGGTCCCGCGTTGGAGCGGATCGGCGCCCGCCGCCCGGACGTGGACCCGGAGAGTGGGAGATGCGAGGAGGAGTCGGTTCTTCATCTGGAGGACGGCCCTTTCCGGCCATCGGAGGAAGAGGATCGCCGGGCGGTGCTGCGCGCCCAGGAGAGGGCGCTTTCGTTCGGAGTCACCACGGTCCACGAGATCGATTCCCCCCGGTTCGCGCGGGTCTGGCGCGCCCTGGAGAGTGAGGGACGCCTCCGGACGCGCGTCTTCTTTTACGCGGCCTCGGCGCCGGAGGAGACGGCGGAGCTGGCGGCGGAAAACCGGGAAGGGGATCTCTTCCGTGTCGCCGGCGTGAAGGCGTTCTTGGACGGATCGATCGGGGGATGCACGGCGGCGGTGACGGAGCCCTATCCGACCGGCGGCGACGGGACGCTTCTTCTGGAACGCGATGCCGTCGAAAAGTTGATCCGTAAGGCGGAGGAACTCGAGCTGCCGGTGGCGCTTCACGCCATCGGAGATCGGGCGATCGAGGAGGCTCTCGCCGCCCACGAGGCGATCCGGCGGGAGGGCCCGCCCCCCGTTCCCCACAGGATCGAGCACGCGGAGATGCTCACGCCCGCCCAGGCCGGCCGTGTCCGCCGCCAGGGGCTCCTCCTTTCCATGCAGCCCAACTTCCCGCTCCGGTGGGGCGGCCCCGGGGGGCTCTACGAGACGCGTGTCGGGCGGGAGAGAGCCCGCGGTTGGAACCGGATCGGCGAGTGGATCCGCGCGGGGATTCCGGTCGCCTTTGGGTCCGACGGCATGCCTTTCGATCCTTTCACCGGGATGGAGGGAGCCGTCCGCCATCCCGTCCCGGCGGAGAGGATCTCGCCGGAGGAAGCCTTCCACGCCTACTCCGGGAGGGCGGAGCGCTTCGTTCCCGGCGGAGGCGCGGGCGGGTCGATCGCCCCCGGTCGCCGCGCGGATCTGATTCTGTTCGACGGTCCGCCGGCGGAGGGGGAGCCGCTGCGCCGGGAAAGGCTGGCCCGCGTGTTCGCGGCGGGGGAGACGGTGTATGTGCGCGAGTGA